TGGaggtcaaaataataataataagttggCACTTTCAAGTAATCATTTGTAAATATCTCCAGTTTTTTTTAATCCAACAaaagtaatatatttatataatattatatgctttattatttttaaacgacTCGAACTAAGAGATAAACGACATTTTAAAgtacaattatttaaatcaaataatttactCGACTTCAAATAAATATGGTAAATTAACGTGATTTTTGTAAGTTTAAATTAGGTTGTTGCATAtccataaatatatacttcCTAAATTACTTCTTTTTTGGACACATTTGTAGAGGTGGCGAGGGGCGCAGGACAGTTAAACAGCTCTTAAGCGCAAACAAAACCCACAAACGGAAGGGGTAAGGGGGTGTAGAAGTGGAaaagggggagaggggagaaGGGGTGCCTTGGGGTCACCGCAGGCGAGTGCAGTGCCCTCAATTAGAAGGCGCTCAAGGACAccgccagcaacaacacgaATGGCAACGACAGCTGCTCGCTAAGTTCGCCTTTAATTGCTGacaacacggcgtatacgtaatgccgACCTGCATTTCCCTCAGTAAAATATTGTGCTGTGCCTTGCTAAACATTAAGTTTGGACTTCTACGGCTGCACCCCTGCCCTTTGAACTGTTCTGAAGCAGTTCGTGCTTGGCCTTCTCCAAAAACGGAggagaaatgcaaaaattgagGGTGAATGGGGCTCCAAGTAGTTGGCGTTGCCTTGGCTGGCATCCTTTGGTATCCACAGCAACGTCTTCAGACTCAAGTTACTGCcgcaaacagaaacaaaaacagaatcAAAAGAAAGTTAGGATGTAGCGAAAGCGGATTGGCTTTTATTATTGCCCTATGATAGGCCAACAAATAAGTGAGAATCATAATTAACATATAAGTATAACTGTTCTAGCTCAAACCGCATAAAGAAGTATTTatgcataatttttatttattgctgaGGGCAGCTCAAATTGTAAACTCTAGACAcattaagaaatatttatcagCTAATTTAATCGCAAATGTAAGTTGCTCCGCTTTATGGAGAGCTCTTTAGGTTCCTTCATGTTTTCTCCAGTGTTTTGgcttctgctgctgatgttgttgcaaTTATTGTTGCGGTTCGTCCTCGGCGTTGTCTTTGCCTGCGGAATATCCAAGGACACgcactgtgtgtgtggagcCACAAGTCGTTGGCGTTTGTTGCCCGCCACAAGGACACTTGAGGCATGCATGCCAGATTTGTGCCACCCACTCCCGCCTTCCGCCTCCCGCCTCTCGTCCTGCCGTCGGTGCTCCAGCAGCCGCCCAAGGATCGGTGGCCGGATGTTAGAGCAGCCTTCGCCGGAGGTGAAGCGACACACCTGAACCTGAATTTCTCCTCGCTTACACAGGACGAAAAGGGGGCCTGAAATGACTCGATTTATTCAGAGTTCCGGTTGGTGGGCATTATTTTCGAATACTTACCCGCTCATTGCCATACTTTCGCATATCAACTTATCTTTCGCTTACTTTAGATTGGCCAAACATTTCTATTTAAGACATAATACAGATAATTAAGCTATCTTCCCATTTCTTTCGGTGTATTTCTCTGTATCCATCTCTCTCTCCCAGAgcttgtgtgggtgggtggctccATGTTTTGTGGCTGCTTGTTTGGTCAGCCATGAAGGTAACAACAAACGCTGCAGACCCGCCCACAACCCGCAACCCACACCCCGCCCACTCCTGCCCGCTCACCTTAACCCCTCGTTGTTGTTACTTGCAATCTTGACATTTAATTATCCGCCGTTGGCTGCAGCTCCCACTGAGCCTGCCGAGGATTCTGTGTGTCAAGGTTCTCGGTTTGTTTTCGGCGGCTGGCGGGACACGCATTTGCTGAGGTGATCTGTAGCCAAGGTTGAAATTGAAGAATGGAAATCGACAAAATGTTCAAGGCGGAATTCATCAATCAGCGACACTTTCGAAAGTGGatacatacaaaatttaataaagaaaatgggTTTTTGAAGTGGTTGGTAGtgataaaaatattaataaaattttagcTATAAGTGCTATGCGTTTTTCGCACCTCTTGAATGTTAACTCTTTAGTTTCAATTAAAGCACTTGtactaactaactaacaaaTGGTTAACCGCTTGCTTTCTATATTACCCTTCCAGTTGTCGAAATGGAGCGATGCGAAAGCCGGCGAAGAAGGAGAAGGTGAGCTATTAATCCTGAAGACATTTAGTGCGCATATcagcattacgtatacgcaacgtaGTTGCCACTGAAAAGCAGACAATGACTTCTTATTGCAGACGTAATATAAGGGAATCTGTTAGATAAGTTAAATTTATCGCACgtcataaatatatactagCAGATTCGTGGAAGCATAAACCTAAATTTCAACTAACCACcattctatataaatatttgtttgggtaGCTTCATTCGGTGAAGTAAGCTTTGTAACTTATTTAGCTCCTAATAGATGCacgtaaataataaatatcaacCTAAACAGCTGCAGTTTCAGCaggaatttaaattgcacATGCAGGTGTATGATGTCTGACTTTTCAGGTCAATCAATAGCATTCCGATGGCTCCCGCCTGTGATTAGTGTGTCAGCCGTGAAAACGATTTTTTCTGGGTGTGTTCGAGTGCTTgcctgcatgtgtgtgtgtgtgtgtgtgtgtgtgcggcacAGTCGACGCCAATTTTCTTGGCTGGCAATATGGTTTACCTGGGCTCGCGACCTACGACAACATAAATGAAAGTTGCCTAGGTTAAGTCTGCGCAGACTCACACAAAGGCACTCAAAGGAATACGCTAATATACAGTCTGCATGTGTGCATGTCTAGATGTGCATGTCCTAGATGTGTAAGTGTGTCTGTGTTGTCGGTGCAATCAATGAAAGTTCAACGCTCGTGGAAGGAAATAGGCGACTTTGCCTTCGCTGAATCACCAGATATTCGAATAACGTAAACACTTAATCGCTATTTTCAAGTGTGCAAAAAACCTTATAAGACTAAAGCATGTTAGAATTAGaagaataatttatatatttaatacaagCTAATTTTTTAACGTTTGAGGGAAAAAGTAGTTACAAATTCAATACATGACATCAATAATAATTTGTGAAGCATACTTTTCTAGGTTAAAGGTTATTTTTgttagaaattaaatccatTTCTCATTAAACGCATAAGGGAATATTATTTCTAAtgtattaaacatttaaaaacacTCAATGAACCCGTTGCTAGGTGAAGTTTGAGTGCGATTTAGAATACTTTCGCATTCTTGTTGCTTGCcaatctttattttcattcctttagctgagtagcgggtatcaaatagtcggtAAGGCCGACTAtcacatttattattataatttgcgGGTAGTTTGACTAAATACCCTATTCGAGATGTAtggaaatttgtttacaatttttgggGCGCACTTCAGCTTagtgtttgtttggctgccgATGCGCCCAATGTcgtttgaaatgaaatgccaaaaagtGACAACACAtccaccacacacactcacatgtATTTAATACTATAAAAGGAagaggcaaaacaaaaatggcagGCAATAGCTGACCCAGATTTCTGATGCCACCCCGCAAGCCACCATATatcgcgtatacgccacgtgtttgtgtttgctttacGGGTTTGCTCTTCTCTTTCGCTTTTGGTGCTTGCATTTTGCGATTGAATgtgattattttatttcgcagcCATGATAACGATAACGATTATATCCCAAGGCCATATAAAATCagagcaaatattttttaatggcaattTGATGATTTGCAGGAGCTTTTGCCTTGAACAACACCCaagtgtttgtgtgcgtgcagGTCCTGTTCAAGGTTGAACTGGGTTGAACATAACCGGATTATCTTTACTAGACATCTGTATAAACATCTAACAAGAAGCCTTGTGCTTTCAAATGAATCTTTAATTTAACTCACTTTTATGTAATATCTTTATATAGAGTGCCTATAGTagcttagttattttaataaataattattgtaattactttgtaaaatgtaatttagACGACGGAAAAAAGCTTCACTTTGTGAGTCCCGCGCGCCGGAAGTCGGTGCTGGCCCCAATCCTCAATAAGATCAAGAATGGCGCGGATGCGGCGGACAGTGCCGAGAAGAAACTGGGCAGCGAGAGCAGCGGCAGTGGTCACATAGCGGTCCAGATTGAGCCCGCCAGAAGGGTCAAGGTGGGTTTAGCACAGGATAGCCCCATGATTAGTCCCAAGTATTAACTGAACTAACTGACTGACGCTAATCCTCTAGCGTCACAGCATCCACGGCATGATGGAGGAGGAGAACACGATTCGGCCGCATCAGGAGATTAGGCAGCTGACGCTGGAGGAGAAGAAGTTCCTGCTGGCCGTGGAGAGGGGCGACATGGCCGGCACACGCAGGATGCTGCAGAAGGCCCAGGACACGGAGTACATCAATGTGAACTGCGTGGACCCACTGGGACGCACAGCCCTGCTGATGGCCATTGACAATGAGAATCTGGAAATGGTGGAGCTGCTGATCAACTACAATGTGGACACCAAGGATGCCCTGCTGCATTCCATCTCGGAGGAGTTCGTTGAGGCTGTGGAGGTGCTGCTGGACCACGAAAACGTCACCTTTCACAGCGAGGGCAATCACGTACGTCTATTCTGCGGTTTTATTCatgttttattcaatttatttttacccCAAGAGTTGGGAATCCGCCTCGGAGGACACGTCGACCTTCACGCCGGACATTACGCCCCTGATCCTGGCGGCTCACCGCGACAACTATGAGATCATCAAGATCCTCTTGGATCGGGGCGCCGTGCTGCCCATGCCCCATGACGTGCGATGCGGCTGTGATGAGTGCGTTCAGTCGCGGCAGGAGGACTCCCTCAGGCACTCGAGATCGCGCATCAACGCCTATCGCGCCCTGGCCAGTCCCAGCTTGATAGCACTCTCCTCCAAGGACCCCATCCTCACGGCCTTCGAGCTGTCCTGGGAGCTGCGCCGGCTCAGCTTTCTCGAGCACGAATTTAAGGTGGGTCATGGCACCATGGCACCTGGGTTACACATATTTCATCCCATATTGCCCCGCAGAACGAGTACCAGGAGCTGCGCAAGCAGTGCCAGGACTTCGCCACCGCCCTGCTGGACCACACTCGCACCTCCCACGAGCTGGAGATCCTGCTCAACCACGATCCCACCGGTCCGGTTTACGAGCACGGCGAACGCATGCATTTAAACCGCCTGAAGCTGGCCATTAAGCTGCGCCAAAAGAAGGTGGGTGCACCGTATAATAGTCCAAAAATTACATATAAAAAGGGTTATCCCATTTAGTTCGTGGCTCACTCGAATGTTCAACAATTGCTGGCAAGCATTTGGTACGAAGGATTGCCCGGATTCCGGAGGAAGAACATGGCCCTGCAGGCTGTGGACATCATCAGGATCGGCATCATGTTCCCCATCTTCTCGCTGGCCTACATCCTGGCACCCTACTCCAGCATTGGCCAAACAATGCGGAAGCCCTTCATCAAGTTCATCTGCCACAGCGCCTCGTACTTCACCTTTCTATGTAAGCACAGCTTACTCAAACAAATTTAGTTAATATTATACAATCATTTTAAGGATAAAATGTAACCaactttatttgatttaactTGATTTCCCAGTTCTTTTGATGTTGGCTTCTCAGCGGATTGAGACCTTCATTGGAGGCTGGTTCTTTGCCGATTCCTCAGGAATGCTCAACACGATGGAGGAGCTGCCCACGAAGCGAGGTGCCAAGCCCACCTTCATTGAGTGGCTAATCCTGGCCTGGGTGAGCGGCCTCATTTGGAGCGAGGTGAAGCAACTGTGGGACGTTGGTCTGCAGGAGTATCTCAACGACATGTGGAATGTGATCGACTTTGTCACGAACTCCCTATATGTGGCCACAGTGGCTTTGCGGGTTGTGTCCTTTTTCCAGGTAAACGTTAAAAGTAAAATGCATCGAATTCCATTCTAATTAATAGAAACGTTGTCGTTAGGTCCAAAAAGAGATGATTTACAACTCGCATGCCACGGATCTGCCGAGGGAGCGGTGGGACGCCTGGGACCCGATGCTGATATCGGAGGGTCTATTCAGTGCAGCGAACATTTTCAGTAGCCTCAAGCTGGTTTATATATTCTCGGTGAATCCGCATCTGGGGCCACTGCAGGTGTCGCTGTCCCGGATGGTGATGGACATCATGAAGTTCTTCTTTCTTTATGTCCTGGTCCTCTTCGCGTTTGGCAGTGGTCTTAACCAGTTACTGTGGTGAGCAAATACAATGTTAGATAGTGTAATGTATTCAAAAACACTTCCTTGAGAATGCTATTAGTAAGCAAGAATAATTATTGATGTATCGTAGCGTCAAATgttcctgatcaagaatagaCTTTTTATCTTAATAAATCGTGATTAAGTTTCGTATAATGCTTagattaaacttaaaaattttaaggtACTATGCCGATCTGGAGAAGAAACGTTGTCCTGAAGTTTCGCCCATGAGTGCTCTTCTTAACATGAATGGAACCAATGATCCGAATGCCTGCATTGTGTGGCGCAGATTTTCCAAGTAACTAATAAAACTAACCACCTACAAATATTAGGGTGCTAATAATGCTTTACTTTCCTTTAGCTTATTCGAAACCACACAAACCCTCTTCTGGGCTGTCTTCGGCCTGATAGATTTGGACAGCTTTGAGTTGGATGGGATCAAGATCTTCACCAGATTCTGGGGCATGCTGATGTTTGGAACTTACTCGGTTATAAATATTGTGGTGCTGCTTAACCTTCTCATTGCCATGATGAATCATTCGTATCAACTTATTTCGGTGGGATATATTCACTAGTCAATCCATCAAAAATGATCAACTGATGTACGCTTTTGATTTCTAAAGGAACGTGCTGATGTGGAGTGGAAGTTTGCTCGCTCGAAGCTCTGGATAAGCTACTTCGAGGAGGGCGGAACCTGTCCACCACCTTTCAACATCATACCCACTCCAAAGTCCATTTGGTACGCCATTAAGTGGATGCGTCGCGTCTTCTGCAGCGGATCCTCTGCCGCTCGACGGGAACACCTAAAGACAATACGAGTAAGtgaacttatttatttcttatatcCTTCTTCTCTCATATATCCTTCTTGAATCTCCTACAGCGCAAGGCGCAGCAGGCTAGCGACCGGGACTTTAAGTACCAGCAGATAATGCGCAATTTGGTAAGACGGTATGTAACTGTGGAGCAGCGGAAGGCCGAGTCCCAGGGAGTCACCGAGGACGACGTAAACGAGATCAAGCAGGATATATCCGCCTTCCGGTGCGAGCTGGTGGAAATACTCAAGAACAGCGGAATGGATACGAATGTGACGGCGGGACACGGAGGTGGTAAGCTCAAAGAATCTCTGAAAGATTGCTAACAACCCTCTATTTGAATGGGTTTTCTATCGGCCCACAGGAGGTGGTGGCAAGAAAAACCGCCAGAAGGAGCGTCGCCTGATGAAGGGATTCAATATCGCACCGCCTGGCTCTACGGGATCACTGGCTCCTGTTGCCGAGTTCTCCACATCGCTGGACAACTATGATAACCAACACGAGATCCTCAGCTCCACACTGTCCACCCTCTTTACGCCGAACTTTATGCACAAGCGCCAGCAAAGTCAGGCCGGTGGATCCGAGTCCccgaccacgcccacagccCCCCAGGGAACTCAGGGGGCGGCAATGACCGCCACTAGCCAGGTCACCAAGTACAACAAGTCCGCCCTGAAGCCGTACAACAAGCGCATCGCTGGACACAAAAAGCGATGGGGTATGTGAATATAGTGTGCAATTATCCTTAGTAAGTTTAAATGCTTGCTTTAATACTTATAGTTGTTACATACTTATAAGTCAAGGCTCGTTTTGCtcaaacaattatttatttgcaggcACCTTAATTGAAGCAGCCAAAGTTGGCAACGTGAGCAAAATGCTGGGTCGTTCGAAGTCCGAGGACTCGGTGTGCAACTCCTCGCACACATCAACGCCAGTTCACGGGCAGATGCGGGTAACCTACGCCCAGAACTCGCCCCAGCAGGGATATGGTTACCATGGAGAGACCAGTTCCACGGCCACATCCACACCAACTCCCACGATTTCGGTGGTTAGCAATTCGCCAGCAGCCCACTCGGGAGTGGGATCGCATTTCTTTCACACAACAAGTGGTAGGGGAAGATTTGAAGTGTATGCCAGGATCATCATGATTATTTAttggtatttttaattcaGGTCTCACTGCCATTGCCGCCCTGAAGCGAAAGCGCAAAAAGTTCTCATCGAGCAAGAATATCTGTCCGGTTACCGAATCCGTGGCAGCGGCCAACGCGGCTGAGATACTAAACGATAAGGTGAGCTGCTCAGTCTGAAAATGAGCTACTAAGTTACTAAGCTAGTTCCCCCGTTCAGACCCTTAAGCGGGTGTCCAGCTATCCTGCAGCCGAGGCTGGAGTGCAGCACAATCCGGCCCAGTTGGTCAAGCCGCGGCGACATGAGCAAACGCAGAGTCAGCACGATTCGGTGGAGACCAACTCGACCTTCACGCTGTCCATTGATCCATCCAATACGTCGGTGAACTCCAGGGAACCGCTGATCAGCACCAGTTGTGTTTCGACCACGGGAGCTATTGGTTGAGGGAATTTGTGGAATGGGATGGAGGCCAGAGATACCAAAGACGAAGCAGCTAAACTACTTAAACGGCGCACCTGAAGCAGACACTTACATACGTAGATACTATGCAGATACACTTTGTTGACATTTTTGATATGAAAACTTCacgagtgtgcgtgtgcagcTAAACTTACTGAAGAAGCTATACTC
This sequence is a window from Drosophila teissieri strain GT53w chromosome 2R, Prin_Dtei_1.1, whole genome shotgun sequence. Protein-coding genes within it:
- the LOC122613386 gene encoding transient receptor potential-gamma protein; the protein is MMEEENTIRPHQEIRQLTLEEKKFLLAVERGDMAGTRRMLQKAQDTEYINVNCVDPLGRTALLMAIDNENLEMVELLINYNVDTKDALLHSISEEFVEAVEVLLDHENVTFHSEGNHSWESASEDTSTFTPDITPLILAAHRDNYEIIKILLDRGAVLPMPHDVRCGCDECVQSRQEDSLRHSRSRINAYRALASPSLIALSSKDPILTAFELSWELRRLSFLEHEFKNEYQELRKQCQDFATALLDHTRTSHELEILLNHDPTGPVYEHGERMHLNRLKLAIKLRQKKFVAHSNVQQLLASIWYEGLPGFRRKNMALQAVDIIRIGIMFPIFSLAYILAPYSSIGQTMRKPFIKFICHSASYFTFLFLLMLASQRIETFIGGWFFADSSGMLNTMEELPTKRGAKPTFIEWLILAWVSGLIWSEVKQLWDVGLQEYLNDMWNVIDFVTNSLYVATVALRVVSFFQVQKEMIYNSHATDLPRERWDAWDPMLISEGLFSAANIFSSLKLVYIFSVNPHLGPLQVSLSRMVMDIMKFFFLYVLVLFAFGSGLNQLLWYYADLEKKRCPEVSPMSALLNMNGTNDPNACIVWRRFSNLFETTQTLFWAVFGLIDLDSFELDGIKIFTRFWGMLMFGTYSVINIVVLLNLLIAMMNHSYQLISERADVEWKFARSKLWISYFEEGGTCPPPFNIIPTPKSIWYAIKWMRRVFCSGSSAARREHLKTIRRKAQQASDRDFKYQQIMRNLVRRYVTVEQRKAESQGVTEDDVNEIKQDISAFRCELVEILKNSGMDTNVTAGHGGGGGKKNRQKERRLMKGFNIAPPGSTGSLAPVAEFSTSLDNYDNQHEILSSTLSTLFTPNFMHKRQQSQAGGSESPTTPTAPQGTQGAAMTATSQVTKYNKSALKPYNKRIAGHKKRWGTLIEAAKVGNVSKMLGRSKSEDSVCNSSHTSTPVHGQMRVTYAQNSPQQGYGYHGETSSTATSTPTPTISVVSNSPAAHSGVGSHFFHTTSGLTAIAALKRKRKKFSSSKNICPVTESVAAANAAEILNDKTLKRVSSYPAAEAGVQHNPAQLVKPRRHEQTQSQHDSVETNSTFTLSIDPSNTSVNSREPLISTSCVSTTGAIG